A genome region from Amblyraja radiata isolate CabotCenter1 chromosome 4, sAmbRad1.1.pri, whole genome shotgun sequence includes the following:
- the LOC116972576 gene encoding LOW QUALITY PROTEIN: cytochrome b-c1 complex subunit Rieske, mitochondrial-like (The sequence of the model RefSeq protein was modified relative to this genomic sequence to represent the inferred CDS: deleted 1 base in 1 codon), protein MIFNILLYCHPWALALCLAATSRTVASQRQSLVPGPELGPEPILLPQLQWPFLSWETLLGPALRSGSAAAAAITLSSRVRYAHSDIRVPDFSDYRRQDVQDSKTSSQGSSDTRKGFSYLLTGTTAVMGAYAAKSVITQFITSMSVSADVLALSKIEVKLGDIPEGKNMTFNWRGKPLFVRDRSPKDVESEQAVSLAKLRDPQLDSDRVKDPQWMILIVVCTHLGCVPIANAGEYGGYYCPCHGSHYDASGRIRKGPAPQNMEVPPYEIVSEDLVVVG, encoded by the exons ATGATATTTAATATACTTTTATATTGTCATCCCTGGGCCCTCGCCCTGTGCCTCGCCGCCACCTCCCGCACcgtcgcctcacagcgccagagcctggTGCCGGGGCCCGAGCTCGGGCCCGAACCCATCCTCCTCCCCCAGCTGCAGTGGCCCTTCCTCAGCTGGGAGACGCTGCTGGGCCCGGCCCTGAGGAGTGGGTCTGCCGCCGCTGCCGCCATCACCCTTTCATCAAGAGTTCGATATGCACACAGTGATATACGTGTTCCCGACTTCTCCGACTATAGACGGCAAGATGTCCAAGATTCTAAGACGTCCTCACAGGGCAGCAGTGATACCAGGAAAGGCTTCTCCTACTTGCTCACTGGGACCACGGCAGTTATGGGAGCCTATGCTGCAAAGAGCGTCATCACACAGTTCATCACAAGCATGAGTGTATCTGCTGACGTGCTTGCACTGTCCAAGATCGAAGTGAAGCTGGGAGATATTCCAGAAGGCAAGAACATGACCTTCAACTGGAGAGGCAAGCCCCTCTTTGTCCGCGACCGTTCACCCAAGGATGTTGAGAGCGAGCAGGCTGTGAGTCTTGCCAAGCTGCGAGACCCACAGTTAGATTCTGATAGAGTCAAGGATCCACAGTGGATGATTCTCATTGTCGTCTGCACTCACCTGGGCTGTGTCCCAATCGCCAATGCAGGTGAATATGGCGGCTACTACTGC CCATGTCACGGATCTCACTATGATGCGTCCGGGAGAATCAGGAAGGGCCCAGCTCCTCAGAATATGGAAGTTCCACCCTACGAGATTGTCAGCGAGGATCTCGTGGTCGTCGGCTAA